The sequence TTCGTACATAAGTATTCACAACATAAGAACTACATAGCAAAATAGCAAGGTGCTGTCCTAAAAAAATCTAAGGACATCAGTCTCGGGTTTTCTTCAATATCTAGCGTCAAACTGCCTAGAAAAATATGAGTTCTAGATCTTTATAAACTTTAGTTCAATACAAACACGTGGACATAAAGTTTGCGTGAATCCGAGTCTGTTTGTTACCTTAATTATTAAATAGAAAACTGATCGCAAAGAAGGTATTAGGCTAAACAAGTCTGAAAAATGAGTAAGAATATAAGTTGTCCCTAGGAAGGTTTAAAGTTAAAAGGTGATGCAGATGTACGTATGATAAAACGGTGATGCGGAGGTACGTGTAAGTAAATGGTGATGTGGAggcataaagaaaagaaaagagaataaggaACATTGAATGAAACATAAATTGAGAATTGTATATTGAATAGGCAttgtgccaaattgctaatgcgaaagtgcctgcctaactgatagcctgagattgctaatgtgggaatgttcgcctaattgATAGCCTGCTTCTTACCATGATGCCAAGATATCCTAATTGACATGGGTTCGcccatgatgataattgtgcctAATTGACATGGTAAAATGACCATATACGGGGTTCGCCtcgagtaacgtcgggttgcaggtagacaaccgacgcatgagctcatggcctgtgctaggaacaggcatgcatcatcttgtttgtGCATATAAATTTCCTGTGAATTATTTATTGTGCTTTTCCTAATTGTCTATACCATTTACTTGTTGTTTGTATGTTTGTGTTATGTGTTCTGTGTTTGTTCTTTTTTTGTTTCACGACAACCTAGAGACAGAGACCTTAGGTTTCCCTTTTACCTTGCTGAGAACTCTAGGTTCTCACCattcttgtttttttctttcgCCCCTTCCCTAGACGGGTTTGGCAGAGGagctctttgagttttgttctatCCTGAGCTATGAGGATCTGACACGCGGCAGAGTCTTCATCTGGAGCACGCTTTGGACCACTTTCTTGGACGATGTTCGGAGATCACTCCAGAGTTAGTCGCAGTGAATCTTTTGCTCCTTTTTTATGATCTTAGTATTACTTTTCCCTCACTTTTGTAGtacttttagaggggtaggacatCTTAGTAGTTTGGTTCCAGTTTAAGAAACCCGTGTGAGGGTTGGGACTGGATTCTTCTTTTATATATGTACATATAACTTGGTGTGATACTCGGCTTATGATAGACGACATGTATCCTTAAACTTAACTCATGtgtatatttgtatatatgtttatatatgttattttctgtTGCCATGTATTTTCTCACATCACAACTTTAAAGAAACTAACCCTGCGAGCAACTAAACGTTAATCCACGAATAATAGTTTATTCACGATTAAACCGATaaatacttttattaatattTGTTTACAAAATCTGAGTCTAGAGCTAAGTAGGCTCGCACGACGAGTAACACCTGAACATTTGGCATTCGTCATGACGTGTCGAAAGTTAGGGTGTTGCAAGTTGGTATCAAAGCAGTTCGTCCTTTGAGCCTCGGGATGGACTGTCTATGCTTCCTTGCATACTCTGAATCTTTTTATACCATGCAGTTAGGATAATTTGGTAATATATTCTGCATGAAGGTCTGTGAACATCCATTGTAGTAGTATTAATACTTGATTTTGATATATTAagattgatcaccttaatattgattatTGAGTATTGATAGGACTCAAATGGCTGCGAATAGGCGAGGACGCCCCCGACTGGAGAGAACAAGTGCGGGAACTTTCCTTGATGCGACGGCTATTCTCGAATCTGTAAACGCTATGGCTGGTGCTATACCTGACTCAGTAGCTGCTACTAACCGAGTATCTGAACGTCTTGACCGCCATGATGAAGCTGAAAATAACCATGAGCCTAGACATAGAAATGGAAATGGCGACGAAGGTGAAGGTGACCTACGTAATGATAATCGGCAAATGACCTTAGCCTCTTTCTTAAAGATCAATCCACCGTAGTTCAATGAAAACACTAGTGCGACGCGAGCTGACGACTGGTTTAAGGAAATAGGACGAGCACTACAAGCACAACAAGTCCCCGAAGCACAACGTGTAGAGTTTGCTGCCTATATGCTAAGGAACGATGCGCAATATTGGTGGTAGGAGGTGCTTCAACTACTAGAAAGAGAAGCTAATAACATCACTTGGGAGGAATTTTCAACTGAATTCTATAAGAAATATTTTCCTCAATGTTTTCGTACCGCTAAAGAACTAGAGTTGCTTCAGTTAAGGCAGGAAAACATGACAGTCACTGACACTACGGCATAGGCGGAGCATTGTGGCGAAGAATTGGGGGCCTCACACAGAGCCACCGCAAAACAAGCTTCTGAAGCGAGGACTCCTTCGCGTgccacgaatcagcagcgattgCAACAAAACGCCAGGCACGGTAAACAGCGGCGAAGATCTGGAGGCCACACACCTCGCCACCGCAGAACATGGTGGGGAAGCAGAACTCTTTCGCGTGCCTTATCATCAGTGGTGACTCCATCAGAAAACGCCGCCAGGTGAGGATGAATGCTCTCTTCGTGTGCCGCCACAACAACGGCGATTCCTTAGTTAAACGCCGCTAGGTAAGGATCTCTTAACTCAAATTCTATTTTACCCCCTTTTTAATTTATCCTATAAATTCTAAGTGAATCTTCCCCAAGTCAAGCAGAACCCCACAAAACCTCCTTGGAAGCGCGCGAACACTGCCGTCGCTGATCCACTGCGCCATTGCTGCCAATCCTGGGTCCTCTTGCCGCCGTCGAGCTTTTGACTCAGCCACAGTTCCGGAAACCCATACTCCCTTGTCTAGGGTGTGTGAAATCCATAAGATCTGCAACACCCTGTTCCTCTGTCTGGGTCGTGGAGTCGCGCAGATCCCATACACGCTTCTCCCACCGGCGTCGAAGTCTCCCATCACCTTGGTCATGCACGACACTGTTGAGCCACCCTCCACCGTTCGCCATCTTGAGCTATCGCGGCCTCTCCTTGTCCCTGGTTAGTTCTAACACTTTGAGCTTTCCTTGGTGTTTTCACTCTTGGTTCGAAATTTTGAATATGAATTGGTCCATATCTTCTATTAATTGGGATTATCTCCCTGACAGAGCATGCCTTGTTTAATTTGAACCTAAACATGGAAAAAGGATCAAGTTAATAATATTAACATCACTTAATTAGAACCTAAACATGGAAAAAAGTTGAGTTAATATTAACCCTATTTCAgcacaaaaattaatattcatGCAAGTTTTGAGTTCTTAAGTAATTTTCAAGAATAAGGGATAACGTATATCTAGTTTTCAATAGTAAACATAAAACTTGATATTGTTTACTTTTACCATGTGAGAGAGAAGCTATATGAGCTAATTACAGTAGTTAGATTATACATTAACAAGACTGAACTATAATAGTTAGTTTACATACTTCCTTGACTGACTTTGTGAATGAGTAAGAGGTTGGCCTCTTCTACCAATTATTTCCACTATACCATCCCTGCCACAAAATGTAAACTGCATGCCAAGTTAAAGTTAGAGGTGTTAAATGAAATAGAATTTCACTCANNNNNNNNNNNNNNNNNNNNNNNNNNNNNNNNNNNNNNNNNNNNNNNNNNNNNNNNNNNNNNNNNNNNNNNNNNNNNNNNNNNNNNNNNNNNNNNNNNNNNNNNNNNNNNNNNNNNNNNNNNNNNNNNNNNNNNNNNNNNNNNNNNNNNNNNNNNNNNNNNNNNNNNNNNNNNNNNNNNNNNNNNNNNNNNNNNNNNNNNNNNNNNNNNNNNNNNNNNNNNNNNNNNNNNNNNNNNNNNNNNNNNNNNNNNNNNNNNNNNNNNNNNNNNNNNNNNNNNNNNNNNNNNNNNNNNNNNNNNNNNNNNNNNNNNNNNNNNNNNNNNNNNNNNNNNNNNNNNNNNNNNNNNNNNNNNNNNNNNNNNNNNNNNNNNNNNNNNNNNNNNNNNNNNNNNNNNNNNNNNNNNNNNNNNNNNNNNNNNNNNNNNNNNNNNNNNNNNNNNNNNNNNNNNNNNNNNNNNNNNNNNNNNNNNNNNNNNNNNNNNNNNNNNNNNNNNNNNNNNNNNNNNNNNNNNNNNNNNNNNNNNNNNNNNNNNNNNNNNNNNNNNNNNNNNNNNNNNNNNNNNNNNNNNNNNNNNNNNNNNNNNNNNNNNNNNNNNNNNNNNNNNNNNNNNNNNNNNNNNNNNNNNNNNNNNNNNNNNNNNNNNNNNNNNNNNNNNNNNNNNNNNNNNNNNNNNNNNNNNNNNNNNNNNNNNNNNNNNNNNNNNNNNNNNNNNNNNNNNNNNNNNNNNNNNNNNNNNNNNNNNNNNNNNNNNNNNNNNNNNNNNNNNNNNNNNNNNNNNNNNNNNNNNNNNNNNNNNNNNNNNNNNNNNNNNNNNNNNNNNNNNNNNNNNNNNNNNNNNNNNNNNNNNNNNNNNNNNNNNNNNNNNNNNNNNNNNNNNNNNNNNNNNNNNNNNNNNNNNNNNNNNNNNNNNNNNNNNNNNNNNNNNNNNNNNNNNNNNNNNNNNNNNNNNNNNNNNNNNNNNNNNNNNNNNNNNNNNNNNNNNNNNNNNNNNNNNNNNNNNNNNNNNNNNNNNNNNNNNNNNNNNNNNNNNNNNNNNNNNNNNNNNNNNNNNNNNNNNNNNNNNNNNNNNNNNNNNNNNNNNNNNNNNNNNNNNNNNNNNNNNNNNNNNNNNNNNNNNNNNNNNNNNNNNNNNNCTTCTAAGTTGTcacattaataaaattataaatttcagAACTCATCAAATCTACAACCAAAGGCAAAAATTATTTTAGATAGATAACTCCACAGATCAAAAATACCAGAGCTACATATCATTAATCTCCAGTGGTGCACTCATTCAAATCAAtcttattgaaaaaaaaatgtcGGGAGACTATAGCCATCAAAAATCAACATCAAAGTTTTGTCCTACTAGATTACATGAGTGCTAGTCAAATCTTGTTGATATTAATACCAGCACAATCAGAGTGATACAACATTTTTGAGTCAAGTACCATGCCAACTCCATAGGAATTCATAGAATTCATAATCTGTTAGTTCACTAATGCCCTTATATATTGCTAACtactaactaaataaataaatcccTAACAACCCTTAATAAGCCCATTATTTTTTGATCAGTACTCAATTTTGTACCTGCTTGCTTAGTTGAATCTCTTTGAAGCATATACATGTCATTGTACAATTTACAATTGTCCTTGCTACCTAGTTTCTGAGATGCCTGCACTATCAGGAAATTTGGTTTTTTGTGTCTGAATCATTGATTTTGTGAAGGCTCATTCATTACACTTGCTCTATATCAGAAAATTTTGTTTATTGGCAGCAGAGATTCTTCTAGAGCACACTCTAAACAAGGTTATTTTTCTTGCAACTatcttattatatatgtatatgttgatcttgatttattattattgtacTATTCCTCTTTAGCCTTAGTGAGGATTAGAATTGATCATTCTGTAGCaaggaaaaggaaaaataataagAGATTGAGACTGATATAAACTATAATAATAAGATTTCTCATTTTAATAGGAAGATTTATAACTTAGAGAGGTGTAGATGTAATAAAAATACCTAATGTGAACATGGGAAAAGAAGTTGGCAAGACTAAAACTCTGATGCACTGTTGGTAGCCTCATAATTTGCTCCACTATGCATGCTTAGCATATAAAACAAGTATTTGTGGTTTTGTTTGCATGAGTGACTCACTATGCTAaggggaaaaacaaaaaaagatcaACAAAATTTATTGGTGAAGCTAtgcttttttttaatcttttgttaCATTTTTAGTGCTCTATGCCATTGATTACATTGGAAGCAATTAGGTGGTATAGGAGACAATAATAATGATGTTTTTTGCATTGTTGCTTCTAAATTGTGATACTTGATTGGGATTGAATTAAAGAACTCATATTGCTTGGAAATTTCAATAGTGCAATTTTGTCATAAGCCAAATAAGATCATTAATTCGAAATTAATTGGCTTAGAGGTTGATTATAACACATTTCAATcttaattgaaatttttttatttttcacataaaaaaaacaatttaattaaaaaaaataatatgatatAGATTGCATTTAAACATTTTGCAATAATTCAATATTTCAATCCAACAAGGTATTTcaaaaatacatttaaaaaaatattaaagttaATTGCATAATATTTCAACAACGTCCATGCTTTCTTTTCTTTAACAGAAAATGAATATAATAGtcaaaatattaatatataattcAACAATTGAACGATTAATATACATTCTATAACAATTACTAAATgatatcactacaaaaaaaactgATTAAAATGTCGTTAATATTAAGGCGGTTTTGTATAAACGCCATAATGTTCATGAATTAAGGCAGTTTATATCACTGCCATAATGTATTTGTAAGTCAAGGACGTACGTTTCTAGTGATTTTGGCAGTAATAACCGTTGTTAGAAAAAACCCAACCTAAACCTAATTGCGAGTCGAAGAGTAGAGCGTGAGCAACAAGCTTCTCCTCCAGTGGCTTCTTCTCCTCCATTGATGCGAGCTTCTCTTCTATTCTTGTGAGTTTCTCTGCCATTGATGCCATATTCTCCTCTATCGAGCTTCTACGCTCTATGTTGTGAGAGCTTCTTACCCTAACTCGTCTTCTCCGTGTCCGTTCTCACTTCTaggtttttattcaaaattctcatcctcttcttcttcatcttcttttgaTTCATGATTTGTTACTTCCTCTCTGGTTATTACTATTCTTTCGATTCTTTGTTTTATGTGTGTGAGAGTTGCGTTGGTGTGGCAGAATTCGAAAACTACATCGCCACTGCTCTGCGAGCTTCTCCTCCATCAATGATTCTTCCCCTCCATCGGTGTCATGTCCATCAATGCTTCTCCTCTGATGGTACATTTGCTTCCATTGATGCGATTTGCGAGGTATTCTATTAGCTTCTTTTCTTCGAGCTTCTCTTCTCCTCATCAAccttattttgtttgattctatgTTTTGATTGTTCTATGCTAACTgctacttattttatttaattacagGTTTTGATTTTCCTCcttgttcaatttatttttagGTAAAAAATTGGGGATTAATTATAATCATGTGAATACTTGTTTTCTCCTGGTATGACGTGCACTGTGAACTGCATAGATGTTCTTCATGTTTTCTGTTTGCAGAAAAAGCTTTTAAGGAATTTACTTGAGTTatacttttttaattttgaaagcgTGGAGTGTCAGAGTCTCAACCAAATTATTTGAAATCCTATTAACATTCTAACATGGTATGtgcaattatttatataaattcttgAAATCTAGCTTGTTCAACTTGTTCGTTATAGCAAATTTGTAATCACTATAGTCGAAGAGTTGTAACATACACAATGAACTGGGAGCAGTCAATTGCTTTAGTTTATTATTTGTTAAATCTGTGTGTTCAAATTCATAGAAAGTGGTCACCAAACACAACCTCTAACATCATATTTGCCTTCACCATGTTTTCCTTTCTTCATGAAACCCAAATTTGACGTCGCTAATAGAATGCTTCTCTTAATGTTAGTACATGGCTAGACCTCATTGGATGCCTCTAATATATACAGTGTTTTTGTTTTATGACAGGGGCTAATTATCTCTTTGATGCTTGATTTGATATTCATTCAACCTGTTAACGTTATATTTTGGAAATAGACATTATGAATTTTAGATTGTATGAAGTAGTTAGTGTTCCATtgacattttcttttaaattgatcATCTTGTGTTACTTTTTGCAGGGATCTTGATAACTCTAATCTATCTAGACATTTGGTATCTAAACTTGGGAAgcttaaatattttataatatctaTATACTATATATACTATGGTTAAAATTTTGGTACGGTGATGTGGGTTTTCTAATGTCAAATGTGCACATATAGCTATATTCATTGTATTTTTCTACTTCAATAAATACATAGTTATATGCTCATTGGATTTTGGACTAAAATTTCATGGTTGCTTTCATGTTTGTCTCATAATAGGTCAATCTTCACATCCACCAGTTGAAGATATGTGACTTTGGAAGTGCTAAAATTTTGGTTAGTTTATTCTTTAACCTGAAGTTCTTAATGTTTGTTTTGAATGATAATGTTCTGTTATAACTAAATTTTAGGTTTTATTTTGTCCTTCTCTGTGAGGTAATGTGGGCCATAATTGCTTCTTCTTTTAACTATCTTTCTCTTTTCTAAAATTTAA is a genomic window of Arachis ipaensis cultivar K30076 chromosome B06, Araip1.1, whole genome shotgun sequence containing:
- the LOC110263237 gene encoding uncharacterized protein LOC110263237, which produces MICYFLSGYYYSFDSLFYVCESCVGVAEFENYIATALRASPPSMILPLHRCHVHQCFSSDGTFASIDAICEVLIFLLVQFIFRDLDNSNLSRHLVNLHIHQLKICDFGSAKILR